The proteins below come from a single Archangium lipolyticum genomic window:
- a CDS encoding OmpA family protein yields MHLHSSIRGAVAATLLVCPLASAQTTEQLPGFELERLETNVGRGTLLVGNGELMVPGGLSISLIGHYQRLPLRLNDGEQDLDVVRDRATALLAASYGVQPWLELSAQVPFVLWQHGDDPTLAGLSELAIQGVGTPVLQARLGLLSQRKGYPVNLSADLGAGLPLGTKQALAGDAGPRFHARMVVGTTVGWLQPSLEAGVLFRPPILMEAVGLEDKRATSAEVRLGAALSTTGTGLRGELGTRATLSPQLSMDVLGGVRFPLLIGLDAFVLGGPSFGTALGTPRFRVLAGVAFRSEPPPRITDLDPIKDATLQLDLDKSSPPQREDRIRPVGTWELNALSRGDPQETSNEDPREPLRPYQPSPRERIVLRGEIHFAQGSWELPNEVALLDQVVLRFSEQTRKSTIIIEGHADRESTDMSNMTMSLHRAQAVWRYLKNQGIHWTQVQIRGFSSDWPVSPRPATEQERQLNRRVEVLVVTETAAPITTQAPAP; encoded by the coding sequence ATGCACCTACATTCATCCATCCGGGGAGCAGTGGCCGCGACGCTGCTGGTGTGCCCACTCGCGTCAGCCCAGACCACCGAGCAGTTGCCGGGCTTCGAGCTGGAGCGGCTGGAGACGAACGTGGGGCGCGGCACGCTGCTGGTCGGCAACGGCGAGCTGATGGTTCCCGGGGGCCTGAGCATCAGCCTGATAGGGCACTATCAGCGCCTGCCCCTGCGGCTGAATGATGGGGAGCAGGACCTGGACGTGGTGCGCGACAGGGCGACCGCACTGCTTGCCGCCAGCTACGGCGTCCAGCCGTGGCTCGAGCTGAGCGCCCAGGTGCCGTTCGTGCTCTGGCAGCACGGGGACGACCCCACCCTGGCGGGCCTGAGCGAGCTGGCCATCCAGGGCGTGGGTACCCCCGTGCTCCAGGCCCGACTGGGGCTGCTGTCCCAGCGCAAAGGGTATCCCGTGAACCTGTCGGCCGACCTGGGCGCGGGGCTGCCACTGGGTACCAAGCAGGCCCTGGCGGGAGATGCGGGACCGCGCTTTCACGCGCGGATGGTGGTCGGGACGACCGTGGGCTGGCTGCAACCCTCGCTCGAGGCGGGCGTGCTGTTCCGCCCGCCCATTCTCATGGAGGCCGTCGGACTGGAGGACAAACGAGCGACGAGCGCCGAGGTGCGCCTTGGCGCCGCGCTGTCCACGACGGGTACGGGTCTTCGCGGAGAGTTGGGCACGCGGGCTACGCTCTCTCCCCAACTGTCGATGGATGTGCTCGGCGGGGTGCGCTTCCCCCTGCTGATCGGGCTGGATGCCTTCGTCCTGGGTGGCCCCAGCTTCGGTACAGCCCTGGGGACGCCTCGCTTCCGCGTGCTCGCTGGCGTCGCCTTCCGCAGCGAACCTCCTCCCAGGATCACTGACCTGGATCCAATCAAAGATGCAACTCTCCAGCTCGACCTGGACAAATCCTCGCCCCCACAACGAGAGGATCGAATCCGGCCGGTCGGTACCTGGGAGCTCAACGCCCTCAGCCGTGGCGATCCACAGGAGACCTCGAACGAGGATCCTCGGGAGCCGTTGCGACCCTATCAGCCCAGCCCTCGGGAGCGGATCGTGTTGCGAGGAGAAATTCATTTCGCCCAGGGCAGTTGGGAGCTGCCGAACGAGGTGGCACTGCTGGACCAGGTTGTCCTGCGGTTTTCGGAACAGACCAGGAAGAGCACCATCATCATCGAGGGACATGCGGACCGTGAGAGCACCGACATGTCCAACATGACCATGTCTCTGCACCGCGCCCAGGCGGTGTGGCGCTATCTGAAAAACCAGGGTATCCATTGGACGCAGGTGCAAATCCGTGGCTTCAGCTCGGACTGGCCAGTGAGCCCCAGACCCGCCACCGAGCAGGAGCGCCAGCTCAACCGCCGAGTCGAGGTGCTCGTCGTCACGGAGACCGCGGCGCCAATCACCACCCAGGCGCCGGCCCCATAA
- a CDS encoding Ig-like domain-containing protein has translation MSLKKTSLCFSTLLVLSGCDTEPEFKAVTVKCDPVPATRPSQCTASATDQDGNPFTVSGYTWTSSDESVAKVDSTGKVTTFTPGTATISASATADGITHQGQATLTVTEPQPTLHTAPITTNETWRETENPHVVTGSIQVGGASTPTLTLEPGVQIRFNQDSELRFTQGALRAMGTQEAPIHMVANQSVSTKGYWRGVAFTTAGSSSELNHVTLSDCGRDTGEGACIAMKNQAAPVLRNVTVRNSSIVGVRAADDGSGFGAGSTLLSVSDSGSYAVAIGANQAGTLPTGGSFTGNSNNTVELRGNVSRTQTWPNLGIPYVVNDIVNVQGVTSPTLTIAAGSVLHFGPAFGLYVGDTAPGSLVLDGTATSPVLLTADAATPDRGHWEGVHLWSQTSNTTRLSYTTIEYAGFSSRIGAGMGNLNVYGDNAGGGARPVINNVILRKSGEYGADLKNGGAFGPGSTALSVIDDNGVAMRMDANSVGTLPTGTAIRGNQENGLLIASGNVLTTQTWPNLGADAYYTFSNSASINVGSESNPTLTLDPGATLLFPRNSELKVGGNGQPGKLIAVGTVASPIRFRWISYGSTSRWRGLHFWQASGSKLDHVIVTEAGSLGTNGFGMGNVNVHQEIGGFITNSTFSDSSGCGISRSNGSYTGSTAVTTNFTLFEYNNTFANNVGGSQCTISN, from the coding sequence ATGAGTCTCAAAAAGACATCCCTCTGTTTCTCAACCCTGCTGGTGCTCAGCGGGTGCGACACCGAACCCGAATTCAAGGCGGTCACTGTAAAGTGTGACCCCGTGCCGGCCACCAGGCCCTCGCAGTGCACGGCCAGCGCCACGGACCAGGACGGCAATCCGTTCACTGTCTCCGGCTACACCTGGACATCGAGCGACGAGTCCGTGGCGAAGGTGGACTCGACGGGCAAGGTCACCACCTTCACCCCGGGAACCGCGACCATCAGCGCGAGCGCCACCGCCGACGGAATCACCCACCAAGGGCAGGCCACACTCACGGTCACCGAGCCCCAGCCCACCCTCCACACCGCCCCCATCACCACGAATGAGACCTGGCGCGAGACGGAAAACCCACATGTGGTGACCGGCTCCATTCAGGTCGGCGGAGCCAGTACCCCCACGCTCACCTTGGAGCCGGGGGTGCAGATCCGCTTCAACCAGGACTCCGAACTCCGCTTCACGCAAGGAGCACTGCGAGCGATGGGGACTCAGGAGGCACCGATCCACATGGTGGCGAACCAGAGCGTGTCCACCAAGGGCTATTGGCGCGGCGTGGCGTTCACCACGGCGGGGAGTTCCTCGGAGCTCAACCATGTCACGCTGAGCGACTGCGGGCGTGACACGGGAGAGGGCGCCTGCATCGCCATGAAGAACCAAGCGGCGCCGGTACTTCGCAACGTAACGGTACGCAATAGCAGCATCGTCGGAGTGAGGGCGGCCGATGATGGCAGCGGTTTCGGGGCCGGGTCGACCCTGCTCAGCGTCTCGGACAGTGGGAGCTACGCCGTAGCCATCGGAGCCAACCAAGCTGGCACGCTGCCGACTGGCGGCAGTTTCACGGGCAATTCCAACAACACAGTCGAGCTCCGGGGCAATGTCTCGCGTACGCAGACCTGGCCGAACCTGGGTATCCCCTACGTCGTGAATGATATTGTCAATGTCCAGGGTGTCACCAGCCCCACACTCACCATCGCTGCAGGGTCGGTGCTGCACTTCGGGCCCGCCTTCGGGTTGTACGTCGGCGACACAGCTCCGGGAAGCCTGGTACTGGATGGCACCGCGACCTCCCCCGTCCTCCTCACTGCGGACGCGGCCACTCCCGACCGCGGACATTGGGAGGGCGTGCACCTGTGGAGCCAGACGTCCAACACCACCCGCCTGTCCTACACCACGATCGAGTACGCCGGCTTCAGCAGTCGAATCGGTGCCGGTATGGGCAACCTGAACGTGTACGGGGACAACGCCGGTGGCGGCGCGCGCCCTGTCATCAACAACGTCATCTTGCGGAAGAGCGGCGAGTATGGTGCCGATCTGAAGAATGGCGGAGCGTTCGGTCCGGGCTCCACCGCACTGTCCGTGATCGACGACAACGGCGTCGCCATGCGCATGGACGCCAACTCCGTCGGCACACTCCCCACAGGCACCGCCATCAGGGGCAACCAGGAGAACGGGTTGCTGATCGCCTCGGGAAACGTGCTCACCACCCAGACGTGGCCCAACCTCGGGGCTGACGCCTACTATACGTTCAGCAACTCCGCATCCATCAATGTGGGTTCCGAGTCCAACCCGACGCTGACCCTGGACCCCGGCGCGACGCTACTGTTCCCTCGCAACAGTGAGCTCAAGGTCGGTGGGAATGGCCAACCCGGTAAGCTGATCGCGGTAGGAACCGTGGCTTCGCCGATCCGATTCCGTTGGATCAGCTACGGTTCCACCTCGCGCTGGCGCGGGCTGCACTTCTGGCAGGCCAGTGGGAGCAAGCTCGACCATGTGATCGTCACCGAAGCTGGAAGTCTGGGCACCAACGGCTTCGGTATGGGCAACGTGAACGTGCACCAGGAGATTGGCGGATTCATCACCAACAGCACGTTCAGCGATTCGTCCGGCTGCGGCATCTCTCGGAGCAATGGCAGCTATACCGGCAGCACCGCAGTGACGACGAACTTCACCCTGTTCGAGTACAACAACACCTTCGCCAACAATGTCGGCGGAAGTCAGTGCACCATCAGCAACTGA